The genomic stretch GCCGGAGCTGCAGCGCCATCACCTGTATCCAGCGTAACCAGCACTGCGCCCACTTTTACAATTCCCCCTTCTTCACCGCGCGTTTCAAGAATCGTTCCTTTTCGCGGCGATGGAATCATGACAGTGGCCTTATCAGTCATTACTTCCACCATCGGATCATCTTCTTTCACTGCCTGGCCCGGCTTCACATGCCACTTAACGATTTCCCCTTCAACAACACCTTCACCGATATCAGGTAGACGAAATTCGTATGGCATAAATCACCTCAATAATTCATCACCGTCTGCACGGCCTCACGAATGCGCCCTGCATCAGGCAAATATTCATTTTCAAGTGTGTACGGAAAGGGTGTATCAAATCCTGTGACGCGAAGCGGAGGAGCTTGCAGATGAAGAAATACCTTTTCCGTAATTAACGCGACCAGCTCCGCTCCAAATCCGCAATTGCGTGGCGCTTCATGCACGACCACAGCGCGACCCGTCTTCTTAACGGATTCCAGAATGGTTTCTGCATCCAGCGGAAGGAGCGAACGCAAATCGATAACCTCGCACCGTGTGCCATCTTCTTTTTCAATCAATTCCGCGGCCTCGCTGGCGGTGTGAAGCATCGCCCCGTAGGCAAGAAGCGTCACATCCTCGCCTTCTCTGACAAGGGAAGCTTTACCCAGCGGCACCGTGTATTCTCCTTCCGGAACTTCCCCTTTTGCGGCGCGATAAATCCTCTTAGGTTCCATAAACAAAACCGGATCCTCATCACGAATCGCGGACAAAAGCATCCCTTTGGCATCATACGGGTTGGAAGGAATCACCACTTTCATCCCGGAAGGGTGAATGAATAGAGCTTCCGGACTCTGACTATGATAATGGCCACCTCGGATACCGCCACCCACGGGCGTTCGAATCGTGACAGGACACGCATACTGGCCGCCCGAACGATACCGGTATTTCGCGAGCTCATTTATGATCTGGTCATAAGCTGGGAAAATAAAATCACTGAACTGAATTTCCGGTACGGGACGCAGACCGTAGAGGGCCATTCCTATAGCGGTCCCAATGATGCCGGCTTCCGCTAAAGGTGTATCAATCACTCTGTCCGGACCGAATTCCTTGTACAAATCCAGGGTTACGCGAAAGACGCCTCCCAGCTTTCCGACATCCTCACCCATTAAGATGACGCGGGGATCCCTGTTCATTTCGATGCGAAGAGCATCATTCAGGGCTTGAATCATATTTACGACAGCCATTACTTCACCTCCGGAGTCCGCGGATGACGCTTTAGATGATCCATCAGGTATTGTTGTTGCTCTTTCAATTCGGGTGTTAATTCAGCAAACACATCTTCGAATAAGCTTTCCACTGGAGGCGGTCCGAATTTTTCGGATTCGGTAACTGCAGAAAGAATTTCATTTTTTAATTCTTCTTGCAGCATATCTTCCTTCTGATCGTTCCATAATTTTTTCTCTTCCAGGTATTTCCGAAAACGGAAGATTGGATCCAGCAAAGTTTGTCTTTCCACTTCATCATCCGTACGATACATGCGAGGGTCGTCGCTTGAAGAATGCGCACCCCGCCGGTAAGTCACTGCTTCGATCAAAGTTGCGCCATCACCCCGGCGCCCACGATCAGCTGCTTCCCGCGTTGCCTTGATTACGGCCAGAATGTCGTTGCCGTCCACACGGACTCCTTCGATTCCGTATGCTTTTGCTTTGATTGCGATGCTTTCCGAAGCAGTTTGCCGTGAGAGCGGAACCGAAATCGCATACCCGTTGTTGCGGCAAAAGAAAATGCTGGGGGTTTTGAATACGCCCGCAAAGTTCAGTCCAACATGAAAATCGCCTTCTGAAGTAGCTCCTTCGCCAAAAAATGCAAGAACCACGATGGGATCCTTTGCTAATTTTGCAGCCCAGGCGGTTCCCGTAGCTTGTGGAATTTGAGTCCCAACAGGACTGGAAACGGACGTGAAATTTCCTTCACGATAAGAAAAATGGACCGGCATCTGTCTTCCTTTAATCGGATCGTTCGCATTTCCCATCAATTGAGATACATACTTGGTCAATGGAAAACCACGATAAAAGGCGGCGCCCGGCTCGCGATACGACGGATAAATCCAGTCTTTCGGACCCAATGCGTACGCCGCTCCAATATGTGCCGCTTCTTCACCTAAAGATTGAAGATAGAAACCGATTCGGCCTTGTCGCTGAAGCTTCATCATGCGGTCATCAAATTGACGCGTGAGCACCATCGTCCGGTAAAGCACTAACAAATCCTGATCCGGAATCGCAGGCTCTGCCTTCCGATTAAGGGAGCCCTGCTCCGTAATGACCTGTACCAATTCCAAAGCCATGAGTGGAACCTCCTGAGTTGCGAAGACGATCTGCTACCTGCAGAGGCAAGAATATAACATAATAATGCAAATTTCATATTGCATACTGCATATTGAAAATTGGCAGTAGATGTTCTTTTTGCAATATGCAATATGCAATTTGCAATTATTCTTCAAGGTTTGTTGCTGTTCTTGTTTATTCCCTTAGTGCTGGCGCTGTTCCTGAGATATCCGTTCGGCGTTCTACCAAGTTTCGCAGCCGCTGTGGCCATTATGTTCGGACACCGGCTCATTGCGAGGCCGTTTTTCCTTCGAAATTCCAGTAAGCGGTGCTTCTGGTGTGGAAGTACAAAACATGCCCGCAGCAGTTTAGATGTTACTTCAGGAAAGATGATTCAAATTCAATTGTGCGTTGATAACTGTTTCGAACGGGCGATCAAATTTTTTGATTTTTGTTTTCGCTATCGCCTTCTGTTGCGTATCGGAATCTTCCTTACTCTCGCCTGGTATGTCGTCACAATGATTTTAAATGACCTTGGAATAATCCAATTCCCCGCGGAATGGAACCGGTTTCTATTCCAGTTTATTATTGCGCTGACCGTAGTAACGATTTCATTCGCCTACACCACCGGACGGAAAACTACAGAGCCTGTTTTTCCGTTTCCCATTCACAACTTATCCTTGATCGGAGCAAAAAATACACTGTTCGTTTTTCGCTATGTCGGGTTCTGGTGGCTTGCCGCCGGCTTCTATTTCTTGTTCCTCAGGTTCAGTGGTTTTGCGTCTGTTCCGTTATTCTGAGTTATCAACGATAAAAGGATTGAAGTGTAATTGTTGCCGGCAGGCAGGGCAGTTTGTGATGAGCTGAGGATCAACCCAGGATTCGAGCGGGGCGTGCAAGACCGGAATTCCGGAATAGAGCTGCTGCAATCTTGCGATGTAACCGATGTGTCTTTCGTCAGGCTCAAACCGCAGTCCGCACCGGAAACATTTTGCAGTAAACTTTGCATCCCAGGCGAGTTGGTCTGAACGATATAAGCGAACGATCGTTGTTACCGACGGAAACGCAGCTAGATTTCTGGTTTCAAGAAAATGCATGTGTCCACTTCTATCACAGGCGACCACCAAATCGTTCTTATTCGCCATCGCTACAACAGCGCTTCTGAACTTGCACAATGCGATGTTGCGCATTTCGGATAAATCGAAGAGGGTAAGTTCATTTTGCAGTTTTACAGGGTACACGTAGCGGCCGTCCGACGTAATCACCAGTTCATTTACAGGCGCAGATTCTTCGATTTTGAACCGGCATTTCCCCTGTTTAATGTCCCAGACCCTGATCGTATAGTCCCAACCTCCTGTTACGAGAGTGCGGCCATCGGGCGTTATTGCAAGCGCTTCGATTGATCGGGTATGGCCTGTTAAAGTGGATAGAAGCTTGCCTGTATCCAGGTTCCAAATGCGGATTGCGGCATCATTTGTATCTGCTGTTGACGAGAAATCACCACCGGCCGATATCAGCAAACGTCCATCCGGAGTGAATGAAACCAGCTTTGCATTTTCTTTGTGACCTCGAAGTATGTAGACCGGTTCATTCTTCTCAATGTCCCAGACTCGCACATGTTGATCGCCGTGTGCTGTTGCAATGCGCCGGCCGTCCGGAGAAATCGCCACATAATGAACGCCGGCGGAAGAATTACTCCATGTTCTCTCGCAGTCTCCAGTTTCAGGATTCCACATTCGAATCGTCTTATCTGCGCT from bacterium encodes the following:
- a CDS encoding 2-oxo acid dehydrogenase subunit E2, translating into MPYEFRLPDIGEGVVEGEIVKWHVKPGQAVKEDDPMVEVMTDKATVMIPSPRKGTILETRGEEGGIVKVGAVLVTLDTGDGAAAPA
- a CDS encoding alpha-ketoacid dehydrogenase subunit beta; the protein is MAVVNMIQALNDALRIEMNRDPRVILMGEDVGKLGGVFRVTLDLYKEFGPDRVIDTPLAEAGIIGTAIGMALYGLRPVPEIQFSDFIFPAYDQIINELAKYRYRSGGQYACPVTIRTPVGGGIRGGHYHSQSPEALFIHPSGMKVVIPSNPYDAKGMLLSAIRDEDPVLFMEPKRIYRAAKGEVPEGEYTVPLGKASLVREGEDVTLLAYGAMLHTASEAAELIEKEDGTRCEVIDLRSLLPLDAETILESVKKTGRAVVVHEAPRNCGFGAELVALITEKVFLHLQAPPLRVTGFDTPFPYTLENEYLPDAGRIREAVQTVMNY
- a CDS encoding thiamine pyrophosphate-dependent dehydrogenase E1 component subunit alpha, with translation MALELVQVITEQGSLNRKAEPAIPDQDLLVLYRTMVLTRQFDDRMMKLQRQGRIGFYLQSLGEEAAHIGAAYALGPKDWIYPSYREPGAAFYRGFPLTKYVSQLMGNANDPIKGRQMPVHFSYREGNFTSVSSPVGTQIPQATGTAWAAKLAKDPIVVLAFFGEGATSEGDFHVGLNFAGVFKTPSIFFCRNNGYAISVPLSRQTASESIAIKAKAYGIEGVRVDGNDILAVIKATREAADRGRRGDGATLIEAVTYRRGAHSSSDDPRMYRTDDEVERQTLLDPIFRFRKYLEEKKLWNDQKEDMLQEELKNEILSAVTESEKFGPPPVESLFEDVFAELTPELKEQQQYLMDHLKRHPRTPEVK